A region of Lycium barbarum isolate Lr01 chromosome 1, ASM1917538v2, whole genome shotgun sequence DNA encodes the following proteins:
- the LOC132616700 gene encoding uncharacterized protein LOC132616700 encodes MLGRPSILQSRTGSFRPENLGQNAMAMIGNLCFTIFVLGVLIFTIIVVTYQPEDPLFHPSTKMTNFLTSKSNATFKADDTVVRTGEDFLVANHIAFLTFINLTDVDVPTANVVLVSDDNLDCRGKIDDPIDCTDPDVFHLLMRAAIEKFKDIHFYRFAKPVRGSNYSSCHMAWRFRPKEGKTASLYKDYRSFVVSRLENCTLDVVSIGDYHSGGNARKRKRKNRNRGKNDEGFLKVITEPNLYSDNIVNGSTYAFPTICGFFWFTI; translated from the exons ATGTTAGGTCGACCATCAATTTTGCAGTCCAGGACTGGAAGTTTCAGGCCAGAAAATTTGGGTCAAAATGCAATGGCAATGATAGGGAACCTTTGTTTCACTATATTTGTACTTGGGGTTTTGATTTTCACTATAATTGTTGTAACTTATCAACCTGAAGACCCTTTATTCCACCCTTCAACAAAAATGACTAATTTCCTTACTTCCAAATCTAATGCTACATTTAAAGCTGATGATACTGTAGTGAGGACTGGTGAGGACTTTCTTGTTGCTAATCACATCGCGTTTTTGACCTTTATAAACCTCACTGATGTTGATGTTCCAACCGCTAATGTTGTACTTGTGTCTGACGATAATTTGGACTGTCGTGGCAAGATTGATGATCCCATTGATTGCACGGATCCGGATGTGTTTCATTTGTTGATGAGGGCTGCTATTGAGAAGTTTAAGGACATACATTTTTACCGGTTTGCGAAGCCAGTTCGAGGGTCGAACTATAGTTCCTGCCACATGGCGTGGCGGTTTAGGCCTAAGGAAGGGAAGACTGCTTCCCTTTATAAGGATTACCGGTCTTTTGTGGTTTCTAGGTTGGAGAACTGCACGCTTGATGTGGTCAGTATAGGTGATTATCATTCTGGTGGAAATGCTCGcaagaggaagagaaagaacaGAAATCGGGGGAAGAATGATGAGG GTTTTCTGAAGGTCATTACTGAACCAAATCTTTACTCTGATAACATTGTGAATGGCAGTACTTATGCATTTCCAACAATTTGTGGATTTTTTTGGTTTACAATTTAG
- the LOC132645667 gene encoding inorganic pyrophosphatase 1-like: MAGIVVIFDFDKTIIEVDSDNWVLDELGATDLFNQLLPTMPWNSLMDRMMKELHDQGKTIEDIEEVLKRVPIHPRIVPAIKSAYALGCDLRVVSDANVFFIETILKHLGIRHCFSEINTNPGFVNEEGRLKILPQVDFQTSPHGCNLCPPNMCKGLIIERIQASMAKEGKKRMIYLGDGIGDFCPSLKLKEGDFVMPRKDFPAWNLINENRKLVKASVHEWTDGEELEHILLQLINAIAIEESQLLSVECKFHTMSKVAHDALPQALSVPY; encoded by the exons ATGGCTGGAATTGTGGTGATTTTCGACTTCGACAAGACGATCATCGAAGTTGATAGTGATAATTGGGTGTTGGATGAGTTAGGTGCCACTGATTTGTTCAATCAGCTTCTCCCCACCATGCCCTGGAACTCTCTCATG GATAGAATGATGAAGGAGCTTCACGACCAAGGCAAAACTATTGAAGACATTGAAGAGGTATTGAAACGGGTTCCCATACACCCCAGGATTGTCCCAGCTATTAAATCAGCTTATGCATTAGG GTGTGATTTGAGAGTAGTAAGCGATGCAAATGTATTCTTCATTGAAACAATCTTGAAACATCTTGGTATAAGGCATTGCTTCTCAGAAATCAACACGAATCCAGGCTTCGTCAATGAGGAAGGCAGACTTAAAATCCTCCCTCAGGTTGATTTTCAAACATCCCCTCATGGCTGCAATTTATGCCCTCCAAACATGTGCAAG GGTCTGATAATAGAAAGAATACAAGCTTCCATGGCTAAGGAAGGGAAGAAAAGAATGATCTATCTAGGTGATGGAATTGGCGATTTTTGCCCCAGTTTGAAGCTCAAGGAAGGAGATTttgtcatgccaagaaaagattTTCCAGCCTGGAATTTGATAAACGAAAAcaggaaacttgtaaaagcatcGGTCCACGAGTGGACAGATGGGGAAGAGCTAGAGCACATTCTGCTCCAACTGATTAACGCAATTGCCATTGAAGAAAGTCAATTATTATCAGTTGAATGCAAGTTCCACACAATGTCGAAAGTAGCTCACGACGCCTTGCCACAGGCTCTTTCAGTACCTTACTAA